In one Thermaerobacter sp. PB12/4term genomic region, the following are encoded:
- the tnpB gene encoding IS607 family element RNA-guided endonuclease TnpB: MRVLQAYRFALDPTPRQERALASHVGARRFAFNWGLALVKERLHARARGAGVEVPWTLPALRREWNRQKHVVAPWWRENSKEAYSSGLDGLARALQNWSKSRKGERKGRRVGFPRFRKKGRGRESVRFTTGAIRVDDQSHVVLPRIGRVKTHEPTTALLRRIEAGTARILSATVAREGGRWFVSFTCEVERQPGRPRFPWRVVGVDAGVKYLAVLSTGEKWPNPRSLEKALRKIARSNRALARRQKGSRGWQKARRRLARLYARVRNTRQDALHKLTHHLASTYGVVVVEQLHVAGMLKNRRLARVLADAALAEIRRQLRYKCAWHGAVLVEAPLFDPSSKRCSRCGAVKSSLPLSQRVFRCEECEFVLDRDENAARNLAALVAAVAGSGPET; the protein is encoded by the coding sequence ATGCGTGTTTTGCAGGCGTACCGCTTCGCCCTCGACCCCACGCCTCGCCAGGAACGGGCGCTGGCCTCCCACGTGGGCGCCCGCCGCTTTGCCTTCAACTGGGGTCTGGCCCTGGTGAAGGAGCGCCTCCACGCCCGCGCCCGGGGCGCAGGCGTGGAGGTGCCGTGGACGCTTCCCGCCCTGCGGCGGGAGTGGAACCGGCAAAAGCACGTCGTCGCCCCCTGGTGGCGGGAAAACTCGAAAGAGGCCTATTCCTCCGGCCTGGACGGGCTGGCCCGGGCCCTTCAGAACTGGTCAAAAAGCCGCAAGGGTGAACGCAAGGGACGCCGGGTGGGGTTCCCGCGCTTTCGGAAGAAGGGGCGGGGTCGTGAGTCCGTGCGGTTCACCACCGGCGCGATCCGGGTGGACGACCAAAGCCACGTCGTCCTGCCCCGGATCGGGCGGGTGAAGACCCACGAGCCGACCACGGCCCTGCTCCGGCGCATCGAAGCGGGAACGGCCCGCATCCTGTCGGCCACGGTCGCCCGGGAAGGGGGCCGGTGGTTCGTCAGCTTCACCTGCGAGGTGGAGCGGCAGCCGGGCCGCCCCCGGTTCCCCTGGCGGGTGGTGGGCGTGGACGCGGGGGTGAAGTACCTGGCGGTCCTTTCGACGGGCGAGAAGTGGCCGAACCCCCGGTCCCTTGAAAAAGCCCTCCGAAAGATCGCCCGATCCAACCGCGCCTTGGCCCGCCGGCAGAAGGGCAGCCGGGGGTGGCAAAAGGCCCGCCGCCGGCTGGCCCGGCTCTATGCGCGGGTCCGGAACACCCGCCAGGACGCCCTCCACAAGCTGACGCACCACCTAGCGAGCACCTATGGCGTGGTGGTGGTTGAGCAGCTGCACGTGGCAGGCATGCTGAAGAACCGGCGGCTTGCCCGGGTGCTGGCCGATGCGGCCCTGGCGGAGATCCGCCGCCAGCTTCGGTACAAGTGCGCCTGGCACGGGGCGGTATTGGTCGAAGCGCCGCTGTTCGATCCCAGCAGCAAGCGTTGCTCGCGGTGCGGTGCGGTCAAGTCGTCGCTACCGCTTTCGCAACGCGTTTTCCGCTGTGAGGAGTGCGAGTTCGTGCTCGACCGGGACGAAAACGCGGCCCGGAATCTCGCGGCCCTGGTGGCCGCCGTCGCCGGGAGTGGCCCGGAGACGTGA
- a CDS encoding NCS2 family permease → MSVAVRQQVEPAPVPRRSGGWLDRFFAIQASGSDLRTEILAGVTTFVTMAYILFVNPQILGAAGLDPNAVLMATALSSGFATLLMGLFARMPFALAPGMGLNAYFAYTVVLGQGIPWQTVLGAVFMDGVIFLLISLLPIRERILRDIPLNIRLATSTAIGLFIAFIGLRSAGLIVPNEATLVSLGDVRSGPAVLALLGLVITALLMARRVKGAILWGVLLTTLLGAFFHAPDASGAMQPLTRLPHSLADVVRAPDFGVLAQVAGQLDVRSALQLGLLTVIFTFTFVNMFDTAGTLVGLGTKMGVIDEKTGTFPRVGRVLVSDALATIIGAGLGTSTVTTYVESAAGIGQGGRTGLTAVVTGLLFLLAVFFWPLAGVIPAAATAPALVIVGLLMMEPIRKLNLDDITEALPAFLTVLGIPLTFSIATGMVLGIVSYVVLKLVTGRIREVSVTMWILAAIFIAHYAFMGSGA, encoded by the coding sequence ATGTCGGTGGCGGTGCGCCAGCAGGTGGAACCCGCGCCGGTGCCACGCCGCAGCGGCGGCTGGCTGGACCGGTTCTTCGCCATCCAGGCCAGCGGGTCCGACCTGCGGACGGAGATCCTGGCCGGCGTGACCACCTTTGTCACCATGGCCTACATCCTGTTCGTCAACCCGCAGATCCTGGGGGCGGCGGGGCTCGATCCCAACGCCGTGCTCATGGCCACGGCCCTGTCGTCGGGCTTTGCCACGCTGCTCATGGGCCTGTTCGCCCGCATGCCCTTCGCCCTGGCGCCGGGCATGGGGCTCAACGCCTACTTCGCCTACACCGTGGTACTGGGGCAGGGCATCCCGTGGCAGACGGTGCTGGGTGCGGTCTTCATGGACGGCGTCATCTTCCTGCTCATCAGCCTGCTGCCCATCCGGGAGCGGATCCTGCGCGACATTCCGCTCAACATCCGCCTGGCCACCAGCACGGCCATCGGCCTCTTCATCGCCTTCATCGGGCTGCGCTCGGCCGGGCTGATCGTGCCCAACGAAGCCACCCTGGTGTCGCTGGGTGACGTGCGCTCGGGGCCGGCGGTGCTGGCCCTGCTGGGGCTGGTCATCACGGCGCTCCTGATGGCCCGGCGCGTCAAGGGCGCCATCCTCTGGGGCGTGCTGCTGACCACGCTGCTGGGAGCCTTCTTCCACGCCCCCGACGCCAGCGGCGCCATGCAGCCGCTGACCCGGCTGCCCCACAGCCTGGCCGACGTGGTGCGCGCGCCGGACTTCGGCGTCCTGGCCCAGGTGGCGGGCCAGCTGGACGTCCGCAGCGCGCTGCAGCTGGGCCTGCTGACGGTGATCTTCACCTTCACCTTCGTCAACATGTTCGACACCGCGGGCACCCTGGTGGGCCTGGGCACCAAGATGGGTGTGATCGACGAGAAGACCGGGACCTTCCCGCGGGTCGGGCGGGTGCTGGTCAGCGACGCCCTGGCGACCATCATCGGCGCGGGCCTGGGCACCTCCACCGTGACCACCTACGTGGAGAGCGCGGCCGGCATCGGCCAGGGCGGTCGAACGGGCCTGACGGCCGTGGTCACGGGCCTCCTGTTCCTGCTGGCCGTGTTCTTCTGGCCCCTGGCAGGCGTGATCCCGGCCGCGGCCACGGCGCCGGCGCTGGTCATCGTGGGCCTACTGATGATGGAGCCGATCCGCAAGCTCAACCTGGACGACATCACCGAGGCCCTGCCGGCCTTCCTCACCGTGCTCGGCATCCCGCTGACCTTCAGCATCGCCACGGGCATGGTGCTGGGGATCGTGTCCTATGTGGTGCTCAAGCTGGTGACGGGCCGCATCCGCGAGGTCTCGGTGACCATGTGGATCCTGGCGGCGATCTTCATCGCCCACTACGCCTTCATGGGCTCCGGGGCCTGA
- a CDS encoding ASCH domain-containing protein has translation MKALNFYSTVYQANLLAAEKRCTIRLGDKRDKYREGDLVWVTYGNRFEPRQKLFAAVIDRVVVKPLGQLTAAELAAEDPNLKSPGELASFLERIYDRPVSLDETVSAVFFSRVLE, from the coding sequence TTGAAGGCACTGAATTTCTACTCCACGGTCTACCAGGCCAATCTGCTGGCGGCGGAAAAGCGCTGCACCATCCGCCTGGGCGACAAGCGCGACAAGTACCGGGAAGGCGATCTGGTCTGGGTGACCTACGGAAACCGCTTCGAACCCCGCCAGAAGCTTTTCGCGGCGGTGATCGACCGGGTGGTGGTCAAGCCCCTGGGGCAGCTGACGGCGGCGGAGCTGGCGGCGGAAGACCCCAACCTGAAAAGCCCCGGGGAACTGGCGAGCTTCCTGGAACGGATCTACGACCGCCCGGTCTCCCTGGACGAAACCGTCAGCGCCGTCTTCTTCTCCCGTGTCCTGGAATAA
- a CDS encoding alpha/beta-type small acid-soluble spore protein, whose amino-acid sequence MALGQKTNRLLIKEAHPALDNLKYEIAAELGLPVHQGSEDYWGDIPARQAGAVGGHMVRRMIALAEQALASGQALPPDPKK is encoded by the coding sequence ATGGCGTTGGGTCAGAAGACCAACCGGCTGCTGATCAAGGAAGCGCACCCGGCCCTCGACAACCTGAAGTACGAGATTGCGGCCGAGCTGGGCTTGCCCGTTCACCAGGGTTCCGAAGACTACTGGGGTGACATTCCCGCCCGTCAGGCGGGTGCCGTCGGCGGGCACATGGTGCGGCGGATGATCGCCCTGGCCGAGCAGGCGCTGGCCAGCGGCCAGGCGCTGCCGCCGGACCCGAAGAAGTAA